The Engraulis encrasicolus isolate BLACKSEA-1 unplaced genomic scaffold, IST_EnEncr_1.0 scaffold_122_np1212, whole genome shotgun sequence genome includes a region encoding these proteins:
- the LOC134442165 gene encoding protein NLRC3-like → MWGAIKDRKSLLKKKFQCLTQENSKQGNPTLLNEIYTEVYITEGGSGEVNDEHEVRQIEAASKRSATYDKPIKCNDIFKPLPGQEKDIRTVLTKGVAGIGKTVSVQKFILDWAEEKANQDVHFIFPLPFRELNLVKEEHLSLVGLIKRFFGDIHDFSIFTDDKCKVLFILDGLDECRIPLNFNSTSKCCDITEVTTVSALLTNLIKGTLLPSALLWITSRPAAASQIPPECVDQLTEVRGFRDSQKEEYFRKRVRGEDLANRTITHLKSSRTLYIMCHIPVFCWIAATVLKIMLMESNTGEIPKTLTQMYNRFLMILTDIKQKFKNRKETDEGMIFKLGKLAFQQLQKGNLIFYEEDLRECSIDTTEASVYSGVCTQIFREEAGLYQGKVFCFVHLSIQEHLAALYVHLTLVIQKENVLDQAATFKSMFARFLGSSPLFDLHKTAVDLALECENGHLDLFLRFLLGLSLGSNQSLLRALLPQAAIQSQWTNETVKYIKLKIKENPSSEKCMNLFHCLNELNDKSLVEEIQRYLKTRGGLHGAKLSPAQWSAVVFVLLTSDQQLDEFDLSKYGGSEECLLGLMPVVKASRSAKLRSCNLTGESCFSLASALSSGSSLKQLSLNWNNLKDSGVALLSAALGNQLCQLETLDVPHQLCFIHHWGPSHRGHQSGVNGYSSDGLTIAIPLLTPFVAKGSTVSPLGLEPELGL, encoded by the exons ATGTGGGGGGCTATAAAGGACCGTAAAAGCCTTTTGAAGAAGAAGTTTCAGTGTTTGACTCAAGAAAACTCCAAGCAGGGAAACCCCACACTCCTCAATGAGATATATACAGAAGTCTACATCACAGAAGGGGGCAGTGGAGAGGTCAACGAtgaacatgaggtcagacagattgAGGCAGCATCCAAGAGATCAGCTACATATGACAAACCAATCAAATGCAATGACATCTTTAAACCCTTACCTGGACAAGAAAAGGACATTAGAACTGTGCTgacaaagggagtggctggcattgggaaaacggtctctgtgcagaagttcattctggactgggctgaagaaaaagccaatcaggatgtccacttcatatttcctcttcctttccgtgAGCTTAACTTAGTAAAGGAGGAACACCTCAGTTTAGTGGGTCTGATTAAACGATTCTTTGGTGACATCCATGATTTCAGCATTTTCACTGATGACAAATGCAAAGTGCTGTTCATCTTAGATGGTCTTGATGAGTGCCGGATTCCTCTGAATTTCAACTCCACCTCAAAGTGCTGTGATATAACAGAAGTAAccacagtgtctgctttgctgacaaacctcatcaaggggactctgcttccctctgccctcctctggaTCACAtccagaccagcagcagccagccagATCCCTCCTGAGTGTGTTGACCAGTTGACAGAAGTCCGGGGATTCAGAGACAGCCAGAAGGAGGAGTACTTTAGGAAGAGAGTCAGAGGTGAGGACTTGGCAAACAGAACCATCACACATCTGAAGTCATCCAGGAccctctacatcatgtgccacattcctgtCTTCTGCTGGATTGCTGCCACTGTGCTGAAGATAATGTTGATGGAAAGCAACACAGGAGAGATCCCCAAGACTCTCACTCAAATGTACAACCGATTTCTGATGATTCTGACAGACATCAAACAGAAGTTCAAAAACAGAAAAGAGACAGATGAAGGGATGATTTTCAAACTGGGAAAACTTGCTTTTCAACAGCTGCAGAAAGGCAACCTGATCTTCTATGAGGAGGATCTGAGAGAGTGCAGCATTGACACCACAGAGGCTTCAGTGTACTCAGGAGTATGTAcccagatcttcagagaggaggCCGGGCTGTACCAAGGGAAGGTGttctgctttgtgcatctcagtATCCAGGAGCATCTTGCTGCCTTATATGTGCACCTCACTCTCGTCATCCAGAAGGAAAATGTTCTTGACCAAGCAGCCACATTCAAATCCATGTTTGCTCGGTTTTTAGGGTCGTCACCCTTGTTTGACCTGCACAAGACAGCAGTAGATCTGGCCTTAGAGTGTGAAAATGGACATCTGGACCTTTTCCTTCGCTTCCTATTGGGCCTTTCCCTGGGGTCCAATCAGAGTCTATTGAGAGCTCTGCTGCCACAGGCAGCCATCCAATCACAATGGACAAATGAAACGGTCAAGTACATCAAGCTGAAAATCAAGGAGAATCCCTCATCAGAGAAATGTATGAATCTGTTCCACTGCCTCAATGAGCTGAATGACAAATCCCTAGTGGAGGAAATCCAAAGATATCTGAAGACAAGAGGAGGTCTACATGGAGCTAAACTCTCCCCTGCACAGTGGTCAGCTGtggtgtttgtgctgctgaccTCAGATCAGCAGCTGGATGAGTTTGACCTGAGTAAATATGGTGGATCAGAGGAATGTCTGCTGGGGCTGATGCCTGTGGTCAAGGCCTCCAGATCAGCAAA gctgcgTAGCTGTAACCTGACAGGGGAAAGCTGTTTCTCTCTGGcttcagccctcagctcaggatcCAGTCTCAAACAGCTGAGTCTGAATTGGAATAATCTGaaggactctggagtggcacttcttagtgctgcattaggaaatcaactctgtcaactggagacactaga
- the LOC134442163 gene encoding NLR family CARD domain-containing protein 3-like — protein MSVMEEQQTHTALGEDGAGKIYRCKQISGAIKDHKSLLKQKFQCLTEGISKQGNPTLLNEIYTEVYITEGGSGEVNDEHEVRQIEAASKRSATDDKPIKCNDIFKPLPGQEKDIRTVLTKGVAGIGKTVSVQKFILDWAEEKANQDNAFLVPLPFRELNLVKEEHLSLVGLIKRFFGDINDFSIFTDDKCKVLFIFDGLDECRIPLNFHSSPNSCDTTEATTVSTLLTNLIKGNLMPSALLWITSRPAAANKIPPECVDQVTEVRGFNDPQKEEYFRKKVRDENLAERTISHLKKSRSLFIMCHIPVFCWISATVIEIMLRERDTGEIPKTLTQMYTHFLIIQTEVKKKYTERKETEEEMIFKLGKLAFWQLQKGNLIFYEKDLRECGIDITDASLYSGVCTQIFKEETVLYQGKVFCFVHLSIQEHLAALYVHLSLITHKENALNSITPRLHTFKSKLARFFRPLSVSDANEGDKVSVYELHQRAVDLALQSENGHLDLFLRFLLGLSLESNQKILRTLLPQTTIQSQSTDGTVQYIKEKIRRNPSSEKCMNLFHCLNELNDQSLVEEIQSYLKTSGGLKGATLSPAQWSAVVFVLLTSDQQLDEFDLREYGGTEECLMRLMPVVKASRSARLYWCGLTEKSCSSLASALSSGSSLRQLHLSFNNLQDSGVALLSEALGNPLCQLETLGLSLCKLTGESCSSLAAALSSGSSLRQLDLSWNNLQDSGVAL, from the exons ATGAGTGTGATGGAggagcagcaaacacacacagcactgggaGAGGACGGTGCTGgaaagat TTACAGATGTAAACAGATATCTGGGGCAATAAAGGACCATAAAAGCCTTCTGAAGCAGAAGTTTCAGTGTTTGACTGAGGGAATCTCCAAGCAGGGAAACCCAACACTCCTCAATGAGATCTACACAGaggtctacatcacagaggggggcagtggagagGTCAATGAtgaacatgaggtcagacagattgAGGCAGCATCCAAGAGATCAGCTACAGATGATAAACCAATCAAATGCAATGACATATTTAAACCCTTACCTGGACAAGAAAAGGACATTAGAACTGTGCTgacaaagggagtggctggcattgggaaaacagtctctgtgcagaagttcattctggactgggctgaagaaAAAGCCAATCAGGAT aatgcatttctagttcctCTTCCTTTCCGTGAGCTTAACTTAGTGAAGGAGGAACATCTCAGTTTAGTGGGTCTGATTAAACGATTCTTTGGTGACATCAATGATTTCAGCATTTTCACTGATGACAAATGCAAAGTGTTGTTCATCTtcgatggtctggatgagtgccGGATTCCTTTGAATTTCCACTCCAGCCCAAATTCTTGTGATACAACAGAAGCAACCACAGTGTCTACTTTGCTGACCAACCTCATCAAGGGGAATCTGAtgccttctgctctcctctggatcacctcaagaccagcagcagccaataAGATCCCTCCTGAGTGTGTGGACCAGGTGACAGAGGTACGGGGGTTCAATGACCCAcagaaggaggagtacttcaggaagaaAGTCAGAGATGAAAACCTGGCTGAGAGAACCATCAGCCACCTGAAGAAATCCAGGAGCCtcttcatcatgtgccacattcctgtCTTCTGCTGGATTTCAGCCACTGTTATCGAGATAATGTTGAGGGAAAGAGACACAGGAGAGATCCCCAAGACTCTCactcaaatgtacacacacttcctgatTATTCAGACAGAAGTCAAAAAGAAGTacacagaaagaaaagagacagaagaagagatgaTTTTCAAACTGGGGAAACTTGCTTTTTGGCAGCTGCAAAAGGGAAATCTGATTTTTTATGAGAAGGACCTGAGAGAGTGTGGCATTGACATCACAGACGCATCTCTTTACTCAGGGGTGTGTACCCAGATTTTCAAAGAAGAAACTGTGCTGTATCAGGGAAAAGTGTTCTGCTTTGTTCATCTCAGCATTCAGGAACATCTTGCAGCCTTATATGTGCACCTCAGTCTCATCACCCACAAGGAAAATGCCCTTAACTCAATTACACCAAGACTACACACGTTCAAATCGAAACTTGCTAGATTTTTTaggcctctgtctgtgtctgatgcAAATGAAGGTGACAAAGTGTCTGTCTATGAGCTGCACCAGAGAGCAGTAGATCTGGCCTTACAGAGTGAaaatggacacctggaccttttccttcGCTTCCTCttgggcctctcactggagtccaatcagaagaTCTTGAGAACTCTGCTGCCACAGACAACCATCCAATCACAGAGCACAGATGGAACTGTCCAATACATCAAGGAGAAGATCAGGAGGAATCCATCCTCAgagaaatgcatgaatctgtttcaCTGCCTCAATGAGCTGAATGACCAGTCCCTAGTGGAGGAAATCCAAAGCTACCTGAAGACATCAGGTGGTCTAAAGGGAGCCACACTCTCCCCTGCACAGTGGTCAGCTGtggtgtttgtgctgctgacatCAGATCAACAGCTGGATGAGTTTGACCTGAGGGAATATGGCGGAACAGAGGAATGTCTGATGAGGCTGATGCCTGTGGTCAAGGCCTCTAGATCAGCAAG gctgtaTTGGTGTGGCCTGACAGAAaaaagctgttcctctctggcctcagccctcagctcaggctcaagtctcagacagctgcaCCTGAGTTTCAataatctgcaggactctggagtggcacttcttagtgaggcattaggaaatccactctgtcaactggagacactagg GCTGTCTCTGTGTAAGCTGACAGGGgaaagctgctcctctctggctgcagccctcagctcaggctcaagtctcagacagctggacctgagttggaataatctgcaggactctggagtggcactt